In one window of Leptospira sp. GIMC2001 DNA:
- a CDS encoding LTA synthase family protein gives MNHRLKYFLVFSCFFLIVFSLFRFIFYFNYSYRIESLNYWELVQAFIIGIRFDLSVLAMTQGIFWLLSTLQPLNRFQFYQFIWSYLPIPLFAWIIGHLIGDIIYFENANKHIGYEAFVFIGPDLLFIIFSLLINDPIIFSVAAFFTLSYLTISLKLYRKKWRSEYHFESWYKTILQIAVVIAIAVILIRGGVQDSPLRSSDSIVGDDNLINNIALNGVFTSIMDIKSQKIPASLKMNTDQAALIVRKEIEYNGADWVNLPSYPILRKTKETNPNAPPNVVIIMLESWTGKFINPISDGIVNGKELTPYFNKLVREGHFFKRFFATGGRTTNGMLSVLTGIPDRPGLTAVRTHQILSNFSSIGNITKTLGYKTMFVTGDDLSFDNVKSIMPRWGFETVLGKEFMASTGRYKIGAWGYDDQDLLEVLENEIKSTKSGQPFLAVALTMSTHYPYKVPDKKFEIFSNDYQDFDYLNTYHYGDWAIHHFMERMRKLPTFDNTIFVFVGDHTHHRYLNYYEDRNVPCLIYAPQLVKPKIDDRIAGQLDLIPTILGLVGKSVYFSAMGRDLLNPTSKVDSAYFAYGNTFGWIENNLFYYQFSDGPQNLQFTVLPPHIDSPICKINPVECEIHKTKARAFFNLGMDLLNNDKIFPKLDVK, from the coding sequence ATGAATCATCGATTAAAGTATTTTTTAGTTTTTTCATGTTTTTTTCTAATAGTATTTTCATTATTTCGATTTATTTTTTATTTCAACTACTCGTATCGTATTGAATCTCTTAACTATTGGGAACTTGTTCAAGCCTTCATCATTGGAATCCGATTTGATCTCTCAGTCCTTGCTATGACCCAAGGAATATTCTGGCTTCTATCAACTCTACAACCTCTCAATAGATTTCAATTCTATCAATTTATCTGGTCGTATTTACCGATCCCATTGTTTGCTTGGATCATTGGACATCTAATAGGAGATATTATATATTTTGAAAATGCTAATAAACATATTGGTTATGAAGCATTTGTATTTATTGGTCCAGATCTACTATTTATAATATTCTCATTATTGATTAATGATCCCATAATTTTTTCTGTGGCTGCCTTTTTCACACTGTCCTATCTCACCATTTCATTGAAATTGTATAGAAAGAAATGGCGAAGCGAATACCATTTTGAGTCTTGGTATAAAACTATATTACAAATAGCAGTTGTCATAGCAATAGCGGTCATACTCATTCGCGGCGGTGTCCAAGACAGTCCGCTTCGTTCAAGCGACTCAATAGTTGGAGATGATAACCTAATCAACAATATTGCCCTCAATGGTGTATTCACATCCATTATGGATATAAAGAGTCAAAAAATTCCAGCAAGCCTCAAAATGAATACCGACCAAGCTGCGCTCATAGTACGCAAAGAAATTGAATACAACGGCGCCGATTGGGTAAATCTTCCATCATATCCGATTCTTCGAAAAACTAAAGAAACCAATCCAAATGCACCACCGAATGTGGTAATCATTATGTTAGAAAGTTGGACTGGCAAATTTATTAATCCAATCTCAGACGGAATCGTGAATGGGAAAGAACTCACTCCATATTTTAATAAATTAGTTCGGGAAGGACATTTTTTCAAAAGATTCTTTGCTACAGGTGGACGAACTACGAATGGTATGCTATCCGTTCTTACGGGAATTCCTGATCGTCCTGGATTAACAGCTGTTAGAACGCATCAGATACTATCGAATTTTTCTTCCATAGGGAATATTACCAAAACCTTAGGTTATAAAACTATGTTTGTTACAGGAGATGATCTATCATTTGATAATGTAAAAAGCATAATGCCGAGATGGGGATTCGAAACCGTGTTGGGCAAAGAATTTATGGCAAGCACTGGCCGTTACAAAATTGGAGCATGGGGCTATGACGATCAGGATCTATTGGAAGTTCTAGAGAATGAAATCAAAAGCACTAAATCTGGGCAACCTTTCTTAGCTGTTGCTTTAACAATGTCAACGCACTACCCCTATAAAGTTCCCGATAAGAAATTTGAGATATTCAGCAATGATTATCAAGACTTTGACTATCTAAATACTTATCACTATGGAGATTGGGCGATTCATCATTTTATGGAGCGGATGCGCAAATTACCAACATTCGACAATACAATCTTTGTATTCGTAGGAGACCATACGCATCATCGATATTTAAATTATTATGAAGATAGGAATGTCCCTTGCTTAATCTATGCACCACAGCTCGTCAAACCAAAAATAGATGATCGGATTGCGGGACAGCTTGATTTGATTCCAACAATTCTTGGACTAGTTGGGAAGTCTGTGTATTTCTCAGCTATGGGTAGGGACCTTCTGAATCCGACTTCTAAGGTTGATTCCGCATATTTCGCTTATGGAAATACTTTTGGATGGATTGAGAACAATTTGTTTTATTATCAATTCTCAGATGGTCCTCAGAATCTCCAATTCACAGTGCTTCCTCCACATATCGATTCACCGATTTGCAAAATCAATCCAGTTGAATGCGAAATCCATAAAACTAAAGCGCGAGCCTTCTTCAATCTTGGAATGGATCTTCTAAATAATGATAAGATATTTCCAAAACTGGATGTAAAATAA
- a CDS encoding cyclic nucleotide-binding domain-containing protein, whose protein sequence is MQNISVTPGVSVVIREESTILFGCPPEVIKHLINKGIPSPDIIVLPDTPYRFDVLQNCTEFPLYSFLFVDGNFFKGKKLTIIGTPLHLKANRKLLRLTLLGPTPKEYRDLGDNPWFEELHRESRAMAIKDKNGKELTIDDFIDFVPFEKGKARLSNGIVIEHIGTDRFSIDNEKIDISFNEPQEPPYDLRNEFVSMTPIHFGTTVLGGASGFIADKPCSSILLHYNAEHMLVDCPPYLKQALNARGLSNTEIRSLYLTHIHDDHCNIFPLLRLSNKIKLLSTKEIFWMAMMKLSLQTLMPIEDISEMFDFVEVKPYGITEFYGLSIETHYTVHSIPTIGATFRMSERGKSHSIVFIGDNKSFPDINDMVNKGIVRKEKFDILRSKYTDQFDLLFADGGKGILHGDPRDALGSKADRIVFMHLEKLPPEFDATFSHAVAGKRYTIIPANQDSYLIKTMQILNDSFPKMSHHWGSALMNNFHIVTANSGDVVFKQNEISNGQIYILLAGSCSVMYHDGEKLTERARKEAGDFVGEMAVLDENKVRSASIVASTPVVLCAIDEKLFHEFIISENRTEEMRHLWKARSEIEKFLPFSEFHDNVNDRIARHSKRLFIPAGETVVAQGSKDQDFYIVISGEFSVRHNDIKVKELRTGDMFGEYASIDDAVRNATVTSTQTSTVLKIGKDDIRKIVESAPIFHFSIREIMIRRSRELKKLAKMKANGSD, encoded by the coding sequence ATGCAAAATATTTCTGTCACTCCCGGCGTATCAGTCGTTATCAGGGAAGAAAGTACAATTCTATTTGGTTGTCCGCCTGAAGTAATTAAACATCTTATCAACAAAGGAATTCCGAGTCCTGATATCATTGTTCTTCCGGATACGCCATATCGATTCGATGTTTTGCAAAATTGTACGGAATTCCCGCTTTATTCATTTTTGTTTGTTGATGGTAATTTTTTTAAAGGCAAGAAATTAACTATCATCGGAACACCGCTTCATCTCAAAGCCAATCGTAAGCTACTTCGTCTGACTTTGCTTGGTCCAACCCCGAAAGAATATCGAGATCTAGGTGATAATCCCTGGTTTGAAGAATTGCACAGAGAATCCAGAGCAATGGCAATCAAAGATAAAAATGGAAAAGAACTTACTATCGATGATTTCATTGATTTTGTACCTTTTGAAAAAGGAAAAGCGAGACTCTCCAATGGCATCGTGATTGAACATATTGGGACTGATCGATTCTCTATTGATAACGAGAAGATAGACATTAGTTTTAATGAACCACAGGAACCTCCTTACGATCTTCGCAATGAATTCGTTAGTATGACTCCCATTCATTTCGGTACCACAGTTCTCGGTGGAGCTTCAGGATTTATTGCAGATAAACCTTGTTCATCTATACTTTTGCACTACAATGCTGAGCATATGCTAGTCGATTGTCCGCCTTATCTTAAGCAGGCTCTTAATGCACGAGGTTTGTCAAATACGGAAATTCGTTCCCTCTATTTAACACATATCCATGATGATCATTGCAATATTTTTCCTCTTCTGAGACTCTCGAATAAGATCAAGCTCCTCTCAACCAAAGAAATATTTTGGATGGCGATGATGAAGCTTTCATTGCAGACATTGATGCCAATAGAAGACATATCCGAAATGTTTGACTTTGTTGAAGTAAAGCCTTATGGGATTACGGAATTTTATGGTCTCTCGATTGAGACTCATTATACAGTGCATTCGATTCCAACCATCGGTGCGACTTTTAGAATGTCTGAGCGAGGTAAATCTCATAGCATAGTTTTTATCGGAGATAATAAATCTTTTCCAGATATCAATGATATGGTGAACAAAGGAATTGTTCGGAAAGAAAAATTTGATATCTTGCGTTCAAAGTATACGGATCAATTCGATTTACTTTTTGCTGATGGAGGAAAAGGAATACTCCATGGTGATCCAAGAGATGCACTTGGATCAAAAGCTGATCGAATTGTATTTATGCATTTGGAAAAATTGCCACCAGAGTTTGATGCGACTTTCTCCCATGCAGTTGCGGGTAAACGATATACCATAATTCCTGCAAATCAAGATTCATATCTGATAAAAACCATGCAGATTCTCAATGATTCTTTTCCTAAGATGTCTCATCATTGGGGATCGGCTCTAATGAATAATTTTCATATAGTTACAGCGAACTCAGGAGATGTTGTTTTTAAACAAAATGAAATATCCAACGGTCAAATTTATATCCTACTTGCTGGAAGCTGTAGTGTCATGTATCACGATGGCGAAAAGTTAACTGAACGCGCGCGAAAAGAGGCAGGAGACTTTGTTGGCGAAATGGCTGTGTTAGACGAGAATAAAGTCAGGTCAGCTTCGATTGTTGCTTCAACTCCAGTTGTTTTATGTGCAATTGATGAGAAATTATTTCATGAATTTATTATTTCAGAGAATCGAACGGAAGAAATGCGCCATCTTTGGAAAGCAAGATCAGAAATAGAAAAATTTCTTCCGTTTAGTGAATTCCATGACAATGTAAATGATAGAATAGCGAGACATTCGAAAAGATTGTTTATACCTGCCGGAGAAACAGTAGTCGCCCAGGGAAGCAAAGATCAAGATTTTTATATAGTTATCTCTGGTGAATTCAGTGTTCGGCATAATGATATAAAAGTAAAAGAATTGAGAACAGGTGATATGTTTGGAGAGTATGCTTCAATCGACGATGCTGTTCGAAATGCAACAGTTACCTCAACACAGACTAGCACTGTCCTTAAGATTGGTAAAGATGATATAAGAAAAATTGTTGAATCAGCTCCGATCTTCCATTTTAGTATTCGAGAAATCATGATTCGCCGCAGTCGTGAATTGAAGAAACTTGCTAAGATGAAAGCCAATGGCTCCGATTGA
- a CDS encoding tetratricopeptide repeat protein, with amino-acid sequence MSNRQIIIGSIIVVLLFLMISKSIISIKLFEMRTELTHSQMMNYEFSSQALRKRYKELLFDSDNFDNEIRNTILDSLILNEEFTDSSTFLNRTEWIGMGLVNIIRFLSFKKFLDIEVDRWLIMHLQYAFQLEKDQKFKSAAKHYDILEKESIKLRKDDQSFILLHNAYCYAMMGRLTKAMEKLEYILENNPGTHFSDNALILNSILKEKHLESYRINSKLLNHEEKVKSLYESGLYSQVLEELKNRNDLNDEEAFMQARSFEKTGEDHEAIKAYLKLIERTDNLPIAKKSNRRLLIMGNFYSGGRTLTRIAESVAIKLSDERMVNNIKSCVALKKESLLLNNLNYLRINNSITKENAENIIQSIENLQSSISQENESFLLPNVNKKKFIKSSTKPLLLNTNRNGAEQVLFQILLIDQRSYNGYSLVRELDNFKILTTKYPIVFPIDLLESIELQKVNFDKNRIIEITTISNQKFAAKSIKFFSGIAKFNQNGTEQKLDQESIQSIRIK; translated from the coding sequence ATGTCCAATAGGCAAATTATCATTGGATCTATAATTGTAGTTTTATTATTTCTCATGATTTCGAAGTCAATTATTAGCATAAAGTTGTTCGAGATGAGAACAGAACTTACCCATTCTCAAATGATGAACTATGAATTTTCTTCTCAGGCACTCAGAAAAAGATACAAGGAACTACTGTTTGATTCAGATAATTTCGACAATGAGATTCGAAATACTATCCTAGACTCATTGATTCTAAACGAAGAGTTTACCGATAGTTCTACATTTTTGAATAGAACAGAATGGATTGGTATGGGTTTGGTAAATATAATTCGATTTCTTTCTTTCAAAAAATTTTTAGATATTGAGGTGGATAGATGGCTGATTATGCATTTGCAATATGCATTTCAATTAGAGAAAGATCAAAAATTTAAATCGGCAGCAAAGCACTATGATATACTTGAGAAAGAATCTATTAAATTAAGGAAAGATGATCAATCATTTATCTTGCTTCATAATGCATACTGTTATGCGATGATGGGTCGACTCACGAAGGCTATGGAGAAATTAGAATATATTTTGGAAAATAATCCAGGAACTCATTTTTCCGATAATGCCTTGATTCTAAATAGTATCCTTAAAGAGAAGCATCTGGAATCTTATCGAATCAACTCGAAGTTGCTTAATCACGAGGAAAAAGTAAAATCTCTTTATGAATCTGGACTCTACTCTCAAGTATTAGAAGAATTAAAAAATAGAAACGATTTGAATGATGAGGAAGCCTTCATGCAAGCTCGTTCATTCGAAAAAACTGGCGAAGACCATGAGGCGATCAAGGCTTACTTAAAACTTATAGAAAGAACTGATAATTTGCCAATAGCGAAGAAGTCCAACAGGAGATTGCTTATTATGGGCAATTTCTATTCTGGCGGAAGAACATTAACTAGAATAGCCGAATCAGTCGCTATTAAATTATCTGATGAGAGAATGGTAAACAATATTAAGAGTTGTGTGGCATTGAAGAAAGAGTCTTTACTTTTGAATAATCTTAATTACTTACGAATCAACAATTCCATCACAAAAGAAAATGCCGAAAATATCATTCAATCGATTGAAAATCTGCAAAGTTCGATTTCTCAAGAAAACGAGAGCTTCTTGTTACCGAATGTAAATAAAAAGAAATTTATCAAAAGTTCTACTAAACCGCTACTCCTAAACACTAATAGGAATGGAGCCGAGCAAGTTTTATTTCAGATTCTGCTGATAGATCAAAGAAGCTACAATGGCTATTCTTTGGTTCGAGAATTGGATAATTTTAAAATACTAACAACGAAGTATCCGATTGTATTTCCTATAGATCTACTTGAGTCTATAGAATTGCAAAAAGTGAATTTTGATAAAAATAGAATTATTGAAATCACAACCATTTCCAATCAAAAATTTGCTGCTAAATCGATTAAATTCTTCAGTGGAATTGCAAAGTTTAACCAAAACGGAACTGAGCAGAAATTAGATCAGGAATCAATCCAATCAATTAGAATAAAATGA
- a CDS encoding SpoIIE family protein phosphatase, protein MQFRFISFFKKIKNSNSLQIKIGLLYLLLATVNTIYFSVMIFENQMDLIVNNFSFQSDKLLNSLSIELENVGEVKDKKELYRNINAILRSNGVDQFAILDSNGNSIYVHPDDLSSHLILPSNLKDRISDLNSKVIYMRSRYHFELDKDNFVVQFLFPIEKAEIHESYLYAQLSVKMIQDRLILLYIQIFMAIGWGLIFHTAFGYYVYRKFFKRMDILSYASQMMASGRLETRVSWDESNVDELDRLGMNFNRMAENIEDSVKKILQINRDIYKELSIGKQVQAMTLPVHSLIQEYSPAIHYRAMREVNGDIYNFFRINDKTQIIFIADATGHGISAGLVTIAIQMSLNAIIDKTHEPKDIMDHLSKILLDVFDSYFMASGVCILIEDYRRITFVNAAHNPPILYSKNESKLYDLTPNRNLLGMSKSSFTETTIMSVNSGDKLLLYTDGLIESTDKNGKMYGSERLQEIFMNNIASSNEEISNLIQKDYNEFINVQTDDVTFIILEIPANVQ, encoded by the coding sequence TTGCAGTTTCGATTTATATCTTTTTTTAAAAAAATAAAAAATTCAAATAGCCTACAGATTAAGATAGGTTTACTCTACCTTCTTCTTGCGACGGTCAACACAATCTATTTTTCTGTTATGATTTTTGAGAACCAGATGGATCTCATTGTCAATAATTTCTCTTTTCAATCAGATAAGTTACTGAATTCCTTATCTATAGAATTAGAAAATGTTGGGGAAGTAAAAGATAAAAAAGAGCTTTACCGAAATATCAATGCAATTCTGCGTTCGAATGGTGTTGATCAGTTTGCCATTCTCGATTCAAATGGAAATTCAATTTATGTTCATCCAGATGATTTATCCAGCCATTTAATTCTACCTTCAAATCTCAAAGACAGAATTTCAGACTTGAATTCCAAGGTGATCTATATGCGCTCAAGGTATCATTTTGAATTGGACAAGGATAATTTTGTTGTACAATTTTTATTTCCAATTGAGAAAGCAGAGATTCACGAATCGTATTTGTATGCACAATTGAGTGTTAAAATGATTCAAGACCGCCTAATTCTTTTGTACATTCAAATATTTATGGCAATCGGTTGGGGATTGATTTTTCATACTGCTTTCGGTTATTATGTATATCGTAAATTTTTTAAAAGGATGGATATACTTAGTTATGCAAGTCAAATGATGGCGAGCGGAAGACTTGAAACTAGAGTTAGTTGGGATGAATCCAATGTAGATGAATTGGATCGATTGGGAATGAACTTTAATAGAATGGCAGAAAATATTGAAGATTCAGTTAAGAAAATTCTTCAAATCAATCGAGATATCTACAAAGAATTGTCGATAGGCAAGCAGGTTCAGGCTATGACTCTTCCAGTACATTCATTAATTCAAGAGTACTCCCCTGCTATTCACTATAGAGCAATGCGTGAAGTGAATGGAGATATTTATAATTTTTTTCGAATCAATGATAAGACCCAGATCATTTTTATCGCTGATGCAACTGGTCATGGTATCTCAGCTGGACTTGTCACAATCGCAATACAAATGTCTCTGAATGCGATCATTGACAAAACACACGAACCTAAGGACATTATGGATCATTTGTCCAAAATACTACTGGATGTATTTGATTCATACTTTATGGCTTCGGGAGTATGTATTCTTATTGAAGATTATCGTAGGATAACTTTCGTAAATGCGGCTCACAACCCGCCAATTTTGTACAGTAAGAATGAATCTAAACTTTACGATCTTACACCTAATCGAAATCTATTGGGGATGTCAAAATCATCCTTCACAGAAACTACGATTATGTCAGTGAATTCTGGAGACAAACTTCTTTTGTATACTGATGGTTTGATTGAATCGACGGATAAAAACGGAAAGATGTATGGTTCGGAAAGGCTTCAGGAAATTTTTATGAATAATATTGCAAGTTCAAATGAAGAGATTTCTAATCTTATACAGAAAGATTATAACGAATTTATAAATGTTCAGACCGATGATGTAACATTTATCATTTTGGAGATTCCAGCCAATGTCCAATAG
- a CDS encoding helix-turn-helix transcriptional regulator, whose protein sequence is MYFFEAGTDLNQEYYKDSISTIKSFLYELTYKDDFNAKDFFFHEMSRLESKLSQPEPFERFTWHLQIMEGLEVYFFDSNRTQNFTIEKDLLNYSHTFHYTINGTILMKSSKDKADLLINPSNIYYVSYPVQTTLDFQENQNAISMIVNFDPNVLLNFLDKSIFSKEQIDSFLAKFAEIDDGILVDTKHINQTIISILSQIQRMPFDKKHRREFIQLKFLEVIWVSFWQWSNEPNKDKKLLRLSKRDYEKLHKAKEILLTKMDNPPPLSELAKLTGLNEYKLKVGFKKVFGVPPYSFLQDHKLEVAKMLLESGNKSVTEVAITIGYSNFSKFSSAFKKKFGNNPSKILSRK, encoded by the coding sequence ATGTATTTTTTTGAAGCAGGAACAGACTTAAATCAGGAATATTATAAAGATAGCATATCCACAATTAAATCCTTTTTATACGAACTGACCTATAAAGATGATTTCAACGCGAAAGATTTTTTCTTTCATGAGATGAGTCGCCTCGAATCCAAACTTTCCCAACCGGAACCATTTGAGAGATTTACTTGGCATCTTCAAATAATGGAAGGGCTCGAAGTGTATTTTTTTGACTCGAATCGTACCCAAAATTTCACAATAGAGAAAGATCTATTGAATTATTCTCATACTTTTCACTATACGATCAACGGAACTATTTTGATGAAGTCTAGCAAGGATAAAGCAGATCTCTTGATCAATCCAAGTAACATTTATTACGTTTCGTATCCTGTACAAACTACTTTAGATTTCCAAGAAAATCAAAATGCAATTTCTATGATTGTGAATTTTGATCCAAATGTTTTATTGAATTTCCTTGATAAAAGTATATTTTCTAAAGAACAAATAGATAGCTTTCTTGCAAAATTTGCAGAGATCGATGACGGAATTCTTGTAGATACTAAGCATATCAATCAGACAATTATTTCTATTCTTAGCCAAATTCAGAGAATGCCATTTGACAAGAAGCATCGTAGAGAATTTATTCAATTAAAATTTCTCGAAGTTATATGGGTGAGTTTTTGGCAATGGAGTAATGAACCAAATAAAGATAAAAAACTTTTACGCTTGTCGAAGCGCGATTATGAAAAGCTACACAAAGCAAAAGAAATTCTTCTAACAAAGATGGACAATCCACCACCATTGAGTGAATTAGCAAAGCTGACTGGACTTAATGAATACAAGCTAAAAGTCGGTTTCAAAAAAGTCTTTGGAGTTCCACCTTATTCATTTCTTCAAGACCATAAACTTGAAGTTGCAAAAATGTTACTGGAATCAGGCAATAAATCGGTTACAGAAGTTGCTATAACAATCGGATATTCTAATTTTAGTAAATTTAGTTCAGCGTTTAAAAAGAAATTCGGTAACAATCCAAGTAAAATACTTTCTAGAAAATAA
- a CDS encoding STAS domain-containing protein — translation MKIEFSTKDNYVIAKISEAITLYNAEQTKNDLEQSVERNEKKNLVIDLKETPYLDSSGIVALHKLQKTLEAKDLILYLIQINASILAALKLSGLNVQFNILENYEQLPG, via the coding sequence ATGAAAATCGAGTTCTCAACGAAAGATAATTACGTAATTGCAAAAATTTCCGAGGCTATTACATTGTACAATGCCGAACAAACCAAAAATGATTTAGAACAATCTGTTGAACGAAATGAAAAAAAGAATTTGGTTATAGATTTAAAAGAAACTCCATATCTTGATTCGTCTGGAATCGTTGCTCTGCATAAGCTTCAAAAAACTTTGGAGGCCAAGGACTTAATTCTGTATTTGATTCAAATCAATGCGAGTATTCTCGCTGCTCTAAAGTTATCTGGTCTGAATGTGCAGTTCAATATTCTTGAGAACTATGAACAGTTGCCTGGATAG
- a CDS encoding putative bifunctional diguanylate cyclase/phosphodiesterase: protein MLFSNTNDTIAEFLLENSKKNIFSSEQIHAFYISYNGLCLLDSYGIIINVNRSFYDIMQINIHESIVGKSWSAVLTQCGLEFPSSMETSGFDKMQGFKTHLIHKKKSNSGTQPILLSIYFRQDGSILLVLNEISDRNFEVENFLEPAELSRSRDYQSISEKERGYLSQDILTKIPNRHQFYSFIKEELNRFSHGRDINSEIAVILIDIDRFSLINELKGIEEGNRILIEFADKLLSEMAIDPNLFCSRLEGDEFGLVIRGLLTEKSLNDRLENLIDKLRFTLEFSGSSSVYLTLSAGVSFLNRKYTIVEEVVRDAEIALMEVRKRGGNGYNIFRNEMYKRKLNNHSLENDLHFALKNQELELHFQPIYSAQQKKIISFESLIRWNHPRLGYLPPLEFIYIAESSGQILKLGEFVIDRAVQVLHNFNKNSIDCEVSVNISPIQFYNQDIRDLIQVALTKYSVSPSKLHIEITESTPFTDITSSLNKIHELSQLGIKIFLDDFGTGYSSLSLLNRFPIHALKVDRSFIVGMKEKKVIEILKIIQLLGSRMNFKVVVEGIEIQQNFKILKDIGFDLMQGFLISRPMPEKNIYKLKRMIK, encoded by the coding sequence ATGCTTTTTTCTAATACAAATGATACTATTGCAGAATTCCTTCTTGAGAATTCGAAGAAGAATATTTTTTCATCCGAACAGATTCATGCTTTTTATATTTCATACAATGGACTATGTTTATTGGATTCTTACGGAATTATTATTAACGTTAACAGAAGTTTTTATGATATTATGCAGATCAATATTCATGAGTCCATTGTCGGTAAAAGTTGGAGTGCAGTTTTGACTCAATGCGGCCTAGAATTTCCTTCTTCTATGGAAACCTCAGGCTTTGATAAGATGCAAGGCTTCAAGACTCATCTTATTCATAAGAAAAAATCAAATTCTGGAACACAGCCTATTTTACTTTCCATATATTTTAGACAAGATGGAAGTATATTATTGGTATTGAATGAGATTAGCGATAGAAATTTTGAAGTTGAAAATTTTCTGGAGCCAGCAGAGCTTTCAAGATCTCGAGATTATCAAAGTATTTCCGAAAAAGAAAGAGGTTATCTGAGTCAAGATATTTTGACCAAAATTCCCAATCGACATCAATTCTATTCTTTTATTAAAGAAGAACTAAATCGATTCAGTCACGGCAGGGATATCAATTCAGAGATCGCTGTCATTCTGATTGATATAGATAGATTTTCTTTGATCAATGAATTAAAAGGGATCGAGGAAGGGAATCGAATACTTATTGAATTTGCAGACAAGTTACTCTCAGAGATGGCAATAGATCCCAATTTATTTTGTTCCAGATTAGAGGGAGATGAATTTGGACTTGTGATCCGCGGGCTCTTAACTGAGAAGAGTTTAAATGATCGCTTGGAGAATCTAATTGACAAATTAAGGTTTACTTTAGAATTTTCTGGATCGTCCTCGGTTTATCTTACTTTGAGTGCGGGAGTTAGCTTTCTCAATCGAAAATATACCATAGTCGAAGAGGTGGTTCGAGATGCAGAGATAGCTCTGATGGAAGTAAGAAAAAGGGGAGGAAATGGATACAATATATTTCGAAATGAAATGTATAAGAGAAAGCTTAACAATCATTCTTTAGAGAATGATTTGCACTTTGCTTTAAAGAATCAAGAATTGGAATTGCATTTCCAACCTATTTATTCAGCTCAACAAAAGAAAATTATCAGTTTTGAAAGCTTAATTCGATGGAACCATCCTAGACTAGGATATTTACCGCCTCTAGAATTTATTTATATTGCGGAATCATCAGGTCAGATTTTAAAATTAGGAGAGTTTGTTATAGATCGTGCTGTGCAGGTATTGCACAATTTTAATAAGAATTCAATAGATTGCGAAGTAAGTGTCAATATTTCTCCGATTCAATTTTACAATCAAGATATTCGAGATTTGATTCAAGTGGCTCTAACCAAATATTCTGTGAGTCCGTCTAAACTGCATATTGAGATTACAGAAAGTACGCCTTTTACTGACATCACCTCGAGCTTGAACAAAATCCATGAATTGTCTCAACTCGGAATCAAGATATTTCTGGATGACTTTGGAACTGGTTATAGTTCGCTTAGTTTACTCAATCGTTTTCCAATTCATGCATTGAAAGTGGATAGGTCGTTCATTGTTGGAATGAAAGAAAAGAAGGTAATCGAAATTTTAAAAATTATTCAATTACTTGGCAGTAGAATGAATTTTAAAGTTGTAGTGGAAGGTATTGAGATTCAACAAAATTTCAAGATCTTGAAAGATATAGGTTTTGATCTCATGCAAGGATTTCTGATTAGCAGACCGATGCCTGAGAAAAATATTTACAAATTAAAAAGAATGATAAAATAA